From a single Bacillus gobiensis genomic region:
- a CDS encoding phage holin family protein — MLKWIISVLVNALLLIVIAGYFESVELTGIWAAIVASFILSILNVLVKPILVILTLPVTVLTLGLFLFIINAITLAMTAAIMGDSFNIDGFGTAIWASIVLSLFHLLIQKGIIEPLNQKK, encoded by the coding sequence ATGTTGAAATGGATTATCAGTGTTCTTGTCAATGCTTTGCTGTTGATCGTTATTGCCGGTTATTTTGAATCAGTAGAATTAACCGGAATATGGGCAGCAATTGTGGCAAGTTTCATTTTATCGATTTTAAATGTACTGGTAAAACCGATCTTGGTCATTCTGACGCTGCCTGTAACGGTTTTAACGCTTGGGTTGTTTTTATTCATCATCAATGCTATTACCTTGGCGATGACAGCTGCCATTATGGGAGACAGCTTCAATATCGATGGTTTTGGAACAGCGATCTGGGCTTCAATTGTGCTTTCCCTCTTTCATTTGTTGATTCAAAAAGGAATAATTGAACCTTTAAATCAAAAAAAATAA
- the uvrA gene encoding excinuclease ABC subunit UvrA, translated as MALDRIEVKGARVHNLKNIDINIPRDQLVVVTGLSGSGKSSLAFDTIYAEGQRRYVESLSAYARQFLGQMDKPDVDTIEGLSPAISIDQKTTSRNPRSTVGTVTEIYDYLRLLYARIGKPYCPNHGIEIESQTIEQMVDRILEFPEKTKLQVLAPIVSGRKGTHAKVFEQIKKQGYVRARVDGNVEDLSEEIVLEKNKKHSIEVIVDRIVVKEGVAARLSDSLETALRLGEGKVMIDVIGQEELLFSELHACPICGFSIGELEPRMFSFNSPFGACPSCDGLGSKLEVDLELVIPDKTLSLKDNAIAPWEPQSSQYYPKLLEAVCNHYGIDMDMPVEDIPTHLFDKVLYGSGKEKIYFRYENDFGQIRENHIEFEGVIRNLERRYKETSSDYIREQMEKYMAHQPCPECKGHRLKREALAVLINENHIGNITKLSITQALDFFHSLELSEKDMQIARLILREIEERLGFLNNVGLDYLTMSRSAGTLSGGEAQRIRLATQIGSRLTGVLYILDEPSIGLHQRDNDRLIDTLKRMRDIGNTLIVVEHDEDTMIAADYLIDIGPGAGVHGGEIVSAGTPEDVMNDSNSLTGQYLSGKKFIPLPVERKSSNGRFIEIKGAKENNLKNVSVKFPLGTFIAVTGVSGSGKSTLVNEILHKALAQKLHRAKTKPGEFKELKGADYLDKVIDIDQSPIGRTPRSNPATYTGVFDDIRDVFSQTNEAKIRGYKKGRFSFNVKGGRCEACRGDGIIKIEMHFLPDVYVPCEVCHGKRYNRETLEVTYKGKNISDVLEMTVENALQFFENIPKIKRKLQTIFDVGLGYVKLGQPATTMSGGEAQRVKLASELHRRSNGRSLYILDEPTTGLHVDDIARLLVVLQRLVDNGDTVLVIEHNLDVIKAADHLIDLGPEGGSGGGQIIAVGSPEEIIKSNESYTGRYLKPVLERDRLRMKELLKSKETITP; from the coding sequence ATGGCTTTAGACCGAATTGAGGTGAAAGGAGCAAGAGTCCATAACCTGAAAAATATCGATATCAATATCCCTCGGGATCAGCTGGTCGTCGTGACGGGGCTGTCGGGTTCAGGAAAATCGTCTCTTGCTTTTGATACGATATACGCAGAAGGACAGAGACGTTATGTTGAGTCCCTTTCTGCCTATGCACGCCAATTTTTAGGGCAAATGGATAAGCCGGATGTCGACACCATTGAAGGGTTGTCTCCGGCAATCAGCATCGATCAGAAAACAACAAGCCGCAACCCTCGTTCAACTGTTGGTACGGTAACAGAAATCTACGATTATCTTCGATTGCTGTATGCAAGAATCGGAAAGCCGTACTGTCCAAATCACGGCATCGAAATCGAGTCACAGACGATCGAACAAATGGTGGACAGGATCCTTGAGTTTCCTGAGAAAACAAAGCTTCAGGTCCTAGCCCCAATTGTTTCCGGCCGAAAAGGAACACACGCGAAAGTTTTCGAGCAAATTAAAAAGCAAGGGTACGTAAGAGCACGGGTGGATGGCAATGTAGAAGATTTATCCGAAGAGATCGTGCTGGAGAAAAATAAAAAACACAGCATTGAAGTTATTGTCGATCGTATCGTTGTGAAAGAAGGAGTAGCGGCCAGGCTATCTGATTCATTAGAAACAGCTCTTCGCCTCGGAGAAGGAAAAGTGATGATTGATGTTATTGGCCAGGAGGAATTGCTGTTCAGTGAGCTTCATGCCTGCCCAATCTGCGGATTTTCCATTGGCGAGCTTGAGCCGAGAATGTTCTCCTTTAACAGCCCGTTTGGAGCATGTCCAAGCTGTGACGGTCTTGGATCGAAGCTTGAGGTTGATCTTGAGCTGGTCATTCCTGATAAGACACTTTCGTTGAAGGATAACGCGATCGCACCTTGGGAGCCCCAGAGTTCTCAATATTATCCGAAGCTTTTAGAAGCCGTGTGCAATCATTACGGTATTGACATGGATATGCCGGTAGAGGACATACCGACGCATTTGTTTGATAAAGTTCTTTATGGCAGCGGAAAAGAAAAAATATATTTCAGGTATGAAAATGATTTCGGCCAGATTCGAGAAAACCATATTGAATTTGAAGGCGTAATCCGCAACCTTGAACGCCGTTACAAAGAAACGTCTTCCGATTATATCAGGGAGCAAATGGAAAAGTATATGGCTCATCAGCCTTGTCCTGAATGCAAAGGGCACCGCTTGAAAAGAGAAGCCTTGGCTGTACTTATTAATGAAAATCATATTGGGAACATAACGAAGCTCTCCATTACTCAGGCTTTGGACTTCTTCCATTCTCTTGAGCTGTCGGAAAAAGATATGCAGATCGCAAGACTGATATTGCGTGAAATTGAAGAACGTCTTGGGTTCTTGAATAATGTGGGCTTGGATTACTTAACGATGAGCCGCTCTGCTGGAACGCTTTCAGGAGGAGAAGCACAGCGGATCCGCTTGGCTACTCAGATTGGCTCCAGACTGACCGGAGTCCTTTACATTCTTGATGAGCCTTCTATCGGCTTGCATCAAAGAGACAATGACCGTCTCATTGATACCCTAAAGAGAATGAGGGATATCGGCAATACACTTATTGTTGTCGAGCATGATGAAGACACGATGATTGCAGCCGATTACTTGATTGACATTGGACCCGGGGCAGGAGTGCACGGTGGAGAGATTGTTTCTGCCGGAACTCCTGAGGATGTTATGAATGATTCCAACTCATTAACCGGCCAATATCTTTCCGGAAAGAAATTTATTCCGCTGCCTGTCGAACGTAAATCATCTAACGGAAGGTTTATTGAAATTAAAGGGGCGAAAGAAAATAACCTGAAAAATGTTTCAGTCAAATTTCCACTGGGGACATTTATTGCTGTTACAGGTGTGTCTGGGTCAGGAAAAAGTACGCTCGTTAACGAAATTCTTCATAAAGCATTAGCTCAAAAGCTTCATCGGGCGAAAACAAAGCCGGGTGAATTCAAAGAATTAAAAGGGGCTGACTATCTTGATAAGGTGATTGATATTGATCAATCTCCTATCGGAAGAACGCCTAGGTCCAATCCGGCAACATACACCGGTGTATTCGATGACATACGGGATGTCTTCTCTCAAACAAATGAAGCGAAGATCCGGGGATACAAAAAAGGAAGGTTTAGTTTTAATGTCAAGGGCGGACGTTGCGAAGCGTGCCGTGGTGATGGAATTATTAAAATTGAAATGCACTTTCTGCCTGATGTCTATGTTCCTTGTGAAGTATGCCATGGTAAACGTTACAACAGAGAAACGCTTGAAGTAACTTATAAAGGGAAAAATATCTCTGATGTTCTGGAAATGACAGTTGAGAATGCCCTTCAATTCTTTGAAAACATACCGAAAATTAAAAGGAAGCTTCAAACGATTTTCGACGTTGGTCTGGGCTACGTCAAACTGGGACAGCCTGCCACAACAATGTCTGGCGGTGAAGCACAGCGGGTAAAATTGGCTTCTGAACTCCACAGGAGATCAAACGGCAGATCCTTATATATATTAGATGAACCGACAACGGGACTGCATGTCGATGATATTGCAAGATTATTAGTTGTTTTACAAAGACTCGTTGATAATGGAGATACTGTTTTAGTAATTGAACATAATTTAGACGTCATTAAAGCGGCTGATCATCTCATTGATTTAGGTCCGGAAGGAGGCTCAGGCGGCGGGCAAATAATAGCTGTCGGAAGTCCTGAAGAAATTATTAAGTCAAACGAATCCTACACTGGACGGTATCTTAAACCAGTTCTTGAACGTGATCGGTTAAGAATGAAAGAGTTATTAAAAAGCAAAGAAACGATTACTCCTTAA
- a CDS encoding sigma-70 family RNA polymerase sigma factor has translation MGTPMKEYDKDQELEEIMHAYGDELVRLAYTYVKDADTAKEVVQNVFVTVYSKLHTFRKESSLKTWLYRITINKSKDYLKSWYVKNKESLASSHFEALQLSPSAESIVMNEQHALQVRQALFRLPKKYRTPVYLYYYEDFSVIEIAEILRTSTNTIKTRLRRGREKLKDLLQGVIE, from the coding sequence GTGGGGACACCTATGAAAGAGTATGATAAAGATCAAGAATTAGAAGAGATTATGCATGCATATGGAGACGAGCTCGTCCGGCTGGCTTACACTTATGTGAAAGACGCAGATACAGCGAAGGAAGTCGTACAAAATGTTTTTGTTACGGTATATTCGAAGCTGCATACGTTTCGCAAGGAATCATCCTTGAAAACGTGGTTGTATCGGATAACGATTAATAAGTCCAAGGATTATTTGAAAAGCTGGTATGTGAAGAATAAAGAGTCACTTGCTTCATCCCACTTTGAAGCGCTTCAGCTCTCTCCCTCAGCAGAATCGATTGTTATGAATGAACAGCATGCTTTACAAGTAAGACAGGCTCTGTTTCGTCTACCGAAAAAATACCGAACTCCCGTTTATCTCTATTATTACGAGGATTTTTCGGTAATAGAGATAGCTGAAATATTGCGTACTTCAACAAACACGATAAAAACAAGGTTAAGAAGGGGAAGAGAGAAATTAAAAGATCTTCTTCAGGGGGTTATTGAATGA
- a CDS encoding PDZ domain-containing protein, with translation MMVEWLYQFAKGAGWFFVNPLFYFFVVMSLFYGHVRIKRERKTFHTRVKDITDELKFTYTKGIAAGLILSVLFCAVGIVLPFGLLMLIFIITALFSFTFRMSALSSAYTLGITIIIGYGAAFFPEADRMIPQLPLTNWTGLAVLLGLLLLAEGLLSYRSAHVKMSPAIAISKRGSYIGRQIANRVWLLPLFLFIPGDGISVPFDWWPVFSVNSQSFIPLWIPYFIGFGQRVQGSLPIISMQLTARRVCILGIVTLAIGAASYFWSPLSLAAAAVAVAGRAFLSWKQRVNDNSAPYYFSKRNQGLMVLGIIPHTPAEELNLEIGEIITKANGIQVRKVTDFYEALEKNRTFIKLEIIDCDGQLRFEQRASYEGEHHELGILFVKEDDEMEYRQYRNS, from the coding sequence TTGATGGTCGAATGGTTGTATCAGTTCGCTAAAGGAGCAGGATGGTTCTTTGTTAATCCTCTCTTCTATTTTTTTGTAGTCATGAGTTTGTTTTATGGACATGTCCGTATCAAAAGGGAACGAAAAACCTTTCACACCCGTGTGAAGGACATTACAGATGAATTGAAATTTACATATACGAAAGGGATCGCTGCAGGTCTAATACTGTCTGTTTTGTTTTGTGCAGTTGGAATCGTTTTGCCGTTCGGGCTTCTCATGCTCATTTTCATAATTACGGCTCTCTTCAGCTTCACATTTCGTATGAGCGCGTTGTCGTCTGCCTACACGCTTGGAATCACAATAATTATTGGATATGGGGCTGCTTTTTTTCCTGAAGCGGACCGAATGATTCCGCAGCTTCCATTAACAAATTGGACCGGATTAGCAGTTTTATTGGGGTTGCTGCTGCTGGCAGAAGGACTATTATCTTACAGGTCTGCACATGTTAAAATGTCTCCGGCAATAGCTATCAGTAAAAGAGGGTCGTACATTGGTCGGCAGATCGCAAACAGGGTATGGCTTCTTCCCCTTTTTCTGTTCATTCCCGGAGACGGAATCAGCGTGCCTTTTGACTGGTGGCCTGTTTTTTCTGTTAATAGTCAGTCATTTATTCCGTTATGGATTCCGTATTTTATAGGGTTTGGCCAGCGTGTCCAAGGATCGCTTCCCATCATAAGCATGCAGCTTACAGCAAGAAGGGTATGTATTCTTGGGATTGTAACACTTGCTATCGGAGCCGCCAGTTATTTCTGGAGTCCGCTGTCTTTAGCGGCAGCTGCTGTGGCAGTAGCAGGACGAGCGTTTTTAAGCTGGAAGCAGCGAGTAAATGACAATAGTGCGCCGTATTACTTTTCTAAGCGTAACCAGGGCTTGATGGTGCTTGGCATTATCCCTCATACACCTGCTGAAGAGCTGAATTTGGAAATTGGTGAAATTATAACGAAGGCTAACGGCATTCAAGTGAGGAAAGTCACTGATTTTTACGAAGCGCTGGAGAAAAACCGGACGTTCATTAAGCTGGAAATTATTGATTGTGACGGCCAGCTTCGTTTTGAACAGCGTGCTTCTTATGAAGGTGAGCATCACGAGCTCGGTATTTTGTTTGTAAAGGAAGATGACGAAATGGAATACCGGCAGTACCGTAATTCATGA
- a CDS encoding PspC domain-containing protein, with protein sequence MKKWFRSTTDKKIAGVIGGLAQYLNIDATLLRIITVILAIITTVIPFLIIYLICIYMVPEEGEIK encoded by the coding sequence GTGAAAAAATGGTTTCGATCAACGACCGATAAAAAAATTGCAGGGGTCATCGGTGGATTAGCCCAATATTTAAATATAGATGCTACTCTGTTACGGATTATTACGGTTATCCTGGCGATTATTACTACAGTCATCCCCTTTCTGATTATTTATCTCATTTGTATTTATATGGTTCCGGAAGAAGGAGAAATTAAGTAA
- a CDS encoding metallophosphoesterase, with translation MGIVRHKFKPFILTVVFFICFTMENGVQASNETAAGNWLYKKEYTFIWMSDTQYYSESYPHILEKQVNWITEEKEKLNIQYVFHTGDIINKADKRVQWERADRLLGVLDKNLVPYGVLAGNHDLLNGKDNYTKYGKYFGYSRFKDNPWYGDRYLQNKGHYDLISAEGDDYIIVFMGWGINQEEVNWMNDVLQQYPDRRAILAFHDYLYTNGERSQVGEKLYEQIVKQNKNVELVLSGHYHGANVKADEIDDDGDGKADRTVYQILADYQAAPNGGQGYLRVLTVNPKDDTIHFTTFSPYLHSFNYYDAETYPGKDEFIIKMKGKKNKWFFRKLQFYNKS, from the coding sequence ATGGGAATTGTTAGACATAAATTCAAGCCTTTTATTCTTACAGTCGTCTTTTTCATCTGCTTCACAATGGAGAATGGAGTACAAGCGTCAAATGAAACAGCCGCCGGAAATTGGCTCTATAAAAAAGAATATACGTTTATTTGGATGTCCGATACGCAATACTATTCAGAAAGCTATCCGCATATTTTAGAAAAACAGGTGAATTGGATTACAGAAGAAAAAGAAAAGCTTAATATTCAATACGTTTTCCATACCGGAGATATTATCAATAAAGCAGATAAACGCGTTCAGTGGGAGCGTGCGGATCGGCTTTTAGGCGTTTTGGACAAAAATCTTGTGCCGTATGGAGTGTTGGCAGGAAACCACGATCTCCTGAACGGCAAGGACAATTACACGAAGTATGGAAAATATTTCGGCTATTCAAGGTTTAAAGATAACCCCTGGTATGGTGATAGGTATCTACAAAATAAGGGGCATTATGATTTAATTTCTGCCGAAGGAGACGACTATATCATCGTATTTATGGGCTGGGGAATCAATCAGGAGGAAGTGAACTGGATGAACGATGTCCTTCAACAGTATCCCGATCGTCGGGCGATCCTTGCCTTTCACGATTATTTGTATACAAACGGCGAAAGAAGCCAAGTAGGCGAAAAATTATACGAACAGATTGTAAAGCAAAATAAAAACGTAGAATTGGTGTTAAGCGGTCATTATCACGGAGCAAATGTAAAAGCGGATGAGATTGATGACGACGGGGACGGAAAAGCAGACCGGACAGTTTACCAAATTCTCGCAGATTATCAAGCTGCACCAAATGGCGGGCAAGGCTACTTGCGGGTGCTTACTGTTAATCCTAAAGATGACACCATCCACTTCACCACGTTTTCTCCTTATCTTCATTCATTCAATTATTATGACGCAGAAACCTATCCCGGGAAGGATGAATTCATCATTAAGATGAAAGGGAAGAAAAATAAATGGTTCTTCAGAAAACTTCAATTTTACAATAAATCTTAA
- the uvrB gene encoding excinuclease ABC subunit UvrB translates to MNDRFELISAYQPQGDQPKAIDHLVRGIKEGKKHQTLLGATGTGKTFTVSNVIKEVNKPTLVIAHNKTLAGQLYSEFKEFFPNNAVEYFVSYYDYYQPEAYVPQTDTFIEKDSSINDEIDKLRHSATSSLFERKDVIIIASVSCIYGLGSPEEYREMVLSLRTEMELERNELLRKLVDIQYVRNDIDFQRGTFRVRGDVVEIFPASRDEHCIRVELFGDEIERIREVDALTGEILGDRDHVAIFPASHFVTREEKMQKAIANIETELEERLNYMREEGKLLEAQRLEQRTRYDLEMMREMGFCSGIENYSRHLTLREAGATPYTLLDYFPDDFMIVVDESHVTLPQVRGMYNGDQARKQVLVDHGFRLPSALDNRPLRFEEFEKHMHNCIYVSATPGPFELEHTPEMVEQIIRPTGLLDPIIEVRPIQGQIDDLIGEINARIEKNERVLVTTLTKKMSEDLTDYLKELGIKVNYLHSEIKTLERIEIIRDLRLGKHDVLIGINLLREGLDIPEVSLVAILDADKEGFLRSERSLIQTVGRAARNANGRVIMYADKITNSMEIAISETKRRREQQEAFNKEHGITPQTINKKIRDVIRATFAAEDQEEYETKAAPKLSKMTKKEKQKVVEQMEHEMKEAAKALDFERAAELRDLLLELKSEG, encoded by the coding sequence GTGAACGATCGTTTTGAGCTCATTTCAGCTTATCAGCCCCAAGGTGATCAGCCAAAAGCCATTGATCACCTGGTGAGGGGAATTAAAGAAGGAAAAAAACATCAAACATTGTTGGGTGCAACTGGAACAGGAAAAACGTTTACCGTTTCGAATGTGATAAAAGAAGTAAATAAACCTACGCTCGTGATTGCCCACAACAAAACACTTGCCGGACAGCTGTACAGCGAGTTTAAGGAGTTTTTTCCGAATAATGCGGTTGAATACTTTGTCAGCTACTACGATTATTATCAGCCGGAAGCTTATGTACCGCAGACGGATACATTTATTGAAAAAGATTCGAGCATCAATGATGAGATTGATAAATTACGGCACTCTGCTACATCTTCTTTATTTGAACGGAAGGATGTTATCATAATCGCCAGTGTATCCTGCATCTACGGTTTGGGTTCCCCAGAGGAATACCGGGAAATGGTGCTTTCTTTGCGAACAGAAATGGAATTGGAAAGAAATGAGCTGCTCAGAAAGTTGGTCGATATCCAATATGTGAGGAACGACATCGATTTTCAGCGCGGGACATTCAGGGTACGGGGCGACGTCGTCGAAATTTTCCCTGCCTCAAGGGATGAGCATTGTATTCGCGTTGAATTGTTTGGCGATGAAATCGAGCGGATCCGGGAAGTCGATGCATTAACAGGAGAAATCCTGGGAGATCGGGACCATGTAGCAATTTTCCCAGCATCCCACTTCGTCACCCGTGAAGAAAAAATGCAAAAAGCCATTGCCAATATTGAAACAGAGCTGGAAGAGCGCCTCAATTATATGCGTGAAGAAGGTAAGCTTTTGGAAGCGCAAAGGCTTGAGCAGCGGACGCGCTATGATCTGGAAATGATGCGGGAAATGGGCTTCTGTTCCGGTATTGAAAACTATTCAAGGCATTTAACATTAAGGGAAGCTGGAGCAACCCCTTATACACTTCTCGATTACTTTCCTGACGATTTTATGATCGTCGTAGATGAGTCGCATGTCACTCTTCCTCAGGTAAGGGGAATGTATAATGGGGACCAGGCAAGGAAGCAGGTACTCGTCGATCACGGCTTTCGGCTGCCTTCTGCCTTAGATAACCGTCCCCTTCGCTTTGAAGAATTTGAAAAGCATATGCATAATTGCATTTATGTATCAGCCACTCCGGGTCCTTTTGAACTGGAGCATACACCAGAGATGGTTGAACAAATTATCCGCCCGACCGGCCTTCTTGATCCAATTATTGAAGTCAGGCCAATTCAAGGCCAGATCGACGATTTAATTGGCGAGATCAATGCAAGAATTGAAAAAAATGAAAGAGTTCTTGTGACGACACTCACGAAAAAAATGTCTGAAGATCTCACAGACTATTTAAAAGAACTCGGCATCAAAGTAAACTATCTCCATTCAGAAATTAAAACACTGGAACGAATTGAAATCATTAGAGATTTACGGCTTGGGAAGCACGATGTTCTAATCGGCATCAACTTGTTGCGGGAAGGGCTTGATATACCTGAGGTTTCCCTTGTAGCAATATTGGATGCGGATAAGGAAGGGTTCCTAAGATCCGAACGATCCCTAATCCAAACGGTAGGGCGTGCGGCCAGAAATGCGAACGGACGGGTTATTATGTATGCCGATAAGATAACGAATTCTATGGAAATCGCTATTTCGGAAACGAAAAGGCGCCGTGAACAGCAGGAAGCTTTCAATAAAGAACATGGCATTACACCTCAGACGATTAATAAGAAAATACGCGATGTCATCCGAGCGACGTTTGCAGCTGAGGATCAAGAGGAATATGAAACAAAAGCGGCACCGAAGCTTTCAAAAATGACGAAGAAGGAAAAGCAAAAAGTCGTCGAACAAATGGAGCACGAAATGAAAGAAGCAGCAAAAGCGCTGGATTTCGAACGTGCGGCAGAGCTGCGGGATTTGCTGCTTGAGCTTAAATCGGAAGGATGA
- a CDS encoding DUF4097 family beta strand repeat-containing protein, whose protein sequence is MQEEKKRILKLVEEGKLTASEAITLMEKLEEASEESKTTSLSAEVKKTSSSSEETKTTHKTSSIGTKLFDLMDTAVKKVKEVDFDLNFGQSYDVKHIFQYKETEFNNLDIHLANGSLNILPWDESDVRVECQGKIYRVDNQEEAKTAFHNHFECGVEGEKLFIRTEKKTMKTNVTLQIPQKQYEKIRIKLFNGPVRGEHLKVNELNAKTTNGVVSFSSLKADKAGIETANGQIKLVDYECGSIEAETINGMIELRGSSQSLDLQSFNGNITAKITDPNVKSVYAKTTTGSVEFSIPHGVEVKAELKSNLGSLAADLDEVVMIREKSDTLQKEMYFKANQGQEHKLTLFTETKTGSIKLKQL, encoded by the coding sequence ATGCAAGAAGAAAAAAAACGTATCTTAAAGCTGGTGGAAGAAGGCAAACTGACAGCCAGCGAAGCGATTACTTTAATGGAAAAGCTTGAGGAAGCATCCGAAGAAAGCAAAACAACTTCACTATCTGCTGAGGTTAAAAAAACATCCTCATCTTCAGAAGAGACGAAAACAACTCATAAAACATCATCAATTGGAACGAAATTGTTTGATTTAATGGACACCGCTGTTAAGAAAGTTAAGGAAGTCGATTTTGATTTGAACTTTGGCCAGTCTTATGATGTCAAACATATTTTTCAATATAAAGAAACTGAATTTAACAATCTTGACATTCATTTAGCGAACGGAAGCTTAAATATTTTACCGTGGGATGAGAGTGATGTTCGTGTAGAATGCCAGGGCAAAATATACAGGGTTGACAATCAGGAGGAAGCAAAGACGGCGTTTCACAATCATTTTGAATGCGGTGTTGAAGGCGAAAAGCTTTTCATCCGTACAGAAAAAAAGACGATGAAAACAAATGTAACGCTTCAAATTCCGCAAAAGCAGTATGAAAAAATCCGTATCAAATTGTTTAATGGTCCAGTCAGAGGGGAACATTTGAAAGTAAATGAATTAAATGCGAAAACAACAAATGGAGTTGTTTCTTTTTCATCATTAAAAGCTGACAAAGCTGGGATTGAAACAGCTAATGGGCAAATCAAACTGGTTGATTATGAATGCGGTTCGATCGAGGCAGAAACGATCAATGGAATGATTGAATTGCGCGGGTCCAGCCAATCACTTGATTTGCAAAGCTTTAACGGCAACATCACAGCAAAAATTACCGATCCAAATGTTAAATCGGTATACGCAAAAACGACAACCGGAAGCGTGGAGTTTTCGATTCCCCATGGAGTTGAAGTGAAAGCAGAGCTGAAAAGCAATCTTGGATCATTAGCTGCAGATCTTGACGAGGTCGTGATGATCAGAGAGAAAAGTGACACGCTCCAAAAGGAAATGTATTTCAAAGCAAACCAGGGGCAGGAACACAAATTGACACTATTTACAGAAACGAAAACTGGATCTATTAAGCTTAAACAATTGTAG
- a CDS encoding swarming motility protein SwrAA — translation MKRASLVREKRYKGLVNELTHHTQKVTFSSTKATELLMMFCRYLVNYTSISSVKDITEDCAEYYFDYLMRNHKRLGVNLTDIKRSMQLVGNVLDVEVDHYLNDFSLSNVTLWINQDIEK, via the coding sequence TTGAAAAGGGCAAGTCTAGTTAGAGAGAAAAGATACAAAGGGTTGGTGAATGAATTAACACACCATACACAAAAAGTAACCTTTTCTTCGACAAAAGCTACGGAGCTTCTGATGATGTTTTGCAGGTATTTAGTCAACTATACATCAATCAGCAGTGTAAAGGATATTACGGAAGATTGTGCGGAATATTATTTTGATTATTTGATGAGGAACCATAAAAGGCTGGGTGTGAATTTAACAGATATCAAACGGTCGATGCAGCTCGTTGGGAATGTCTTAGATGTTGAGGTTGATCATTATCTAAACGATTTTTCCCTTTCCAATGTTACGCTGTGGATCAATCAAGACATAGAAAAATAA
- a CDS encoding DUF2198 family protein, with product MITKAVFALVFPFLLVVLFTRVTYSHYVAIALTAALLFASYLKGYTQTYFIVGLDVLSLIAGSLYMAKKAVEEKKKSD from the coding sequence GTGATTACAAAAGCCGTTTTTGCTCTAGTATTCCCTTTTTTGCTTGTCGTTCTTTTTACTAGGGTAACATACAGTCATTATGTAGCCATTGCGTTGACAGCTGCTTTGCTGTTCGCCTCCTATTTAAAAGGTTATACACAAACCTATTTTATTGTCGGTCTTGATGTGCTTTCATTAATTGCCGGCTCGCTTTATATGGCGAAGAAAGCAGTTGAAGAAAAGAAGAAAAGTGATTGA